TTGATACGGTTCAGCAAATTCAGGGTCATCTGCTCGCGCAGCAGTACGAATCACTCATCAAGAAATCGAAGCTGAGAGGGGCGCGTCGATGATCGTCATCTTTTTGGGACCACCGGGCGCCGGCAAGGGAACGCAGGCAGCCTATATCTCCCAGAAGCGCGGAATTCCGCAGCTCTCCACTGGAGATATGCTTCGCGCGGCCATTACCGCGGGCACGCCGGTAGGCAAGAAGGCGAAAGCCGTGATTGATGCTGGTGAGCTGGTCTCGGACGAGATCGTTGCCGGCATCATCGCTGACCGGATTGATGAAGATGATTGCCGCAAGGGCTTCCTGCTGGATGGTTTCCCGCGCACGCTCGAACAGGCGCGCATGCTGGACGACATTATCGCATTCCGTAACCGCAAGATTGACGTGGTGCTGGCGCTTCAAGTCGACGAGAATGCCCTGGTCGACCGGCTCAACAGCCGGATTCAACAGACCAAGGATGCCGGCGGAGAAGTCCGCTCCGACGACAATGTCGAGACGTTCCGCAAACGTCTTGAAGTCTATTCTACGCAGACGGCGCCTCTCATTCCCTATTACCGGGATCAGGGGCTTATTGCTGATAT
This genomic stretch from Parvularcula sp. LCG005 harbors:
- a CDS encoding adenylate kinase; this translates as MIVIFLGPPGAGKGTQAAYISQKRGIPQLSTGDMLRAAITAGTPVGKKAKAVIDAGELVSDEIVAGIIADRIDEDDCRKGFLLDGFPRTLEQARMLDDIIAFRNRKIDVVLALQVDENALVDRLNSRIQQTKDAGGEVRSDDNVETFRKRLEVYSTQTAPLIPYYRDQGLIADIDGMKPINVVSAQIDSVLDGLS